In Anticarsia gemmatalis isolate Benzon Research Colony breed Stoneville strain chromosome 4, ilAntGemm2 primary, whole genome shotgun sequence, one DNA window encodes the following:
- the LOC142972601 gene encoding uncharacterized protein LOC142972601 isoform X1 has translation MELRRHRSGGTSFLTYWIFLLQMLGSARRGAEGHGRLMDPPARNSMWRFGFPNPVNYNDNELFCGGYAVQWEQNDGRCGVCGDAHHLSEPRPHEAGGMYGKGIVTRHYSVGQEIEVEVELTANHLGTFVMKLCPNNNPKQEATQECFDRYPLYISETREDRFLIPLDTAKKEIFRYRVRLPPYITCTQCVLQWTYYTGNMWGICSNGTEAVGCGRSETFRNCADVSVVTSTGGLPPAFAGDFRRDYPFLLYYRDYNMPKNVYPLVVREKLMRIRLGQYIISNDIDTDTEAIVPQIIRDQVCVPTRAYRKLPGMLSWCQTNCLRYPPNCPEDLCTCPNTCEAIGELEGREGADVYCMDQCIVYPPHCPANRCHCY, from the exons aTGGAGCTGAGGAGGCACAGGTCTGGCGGGACCTCTTTCCTCACATACTGGATATTTCTGCTACAG ATGTTAGGCAGTGCTCGCCGCGGGGCCGAGGGTCACGGGAGACTGATGGACCCTCCAGCTCGCAACTCCATGTGGCGGTTCGGTTTCCCCAACCCTGTCAATTATAACGACAATGAACTGTTCTGTGGAGGGTATGCAG TTCAATGGGAGCAAAATGACGGCAGATGTGGAGTCTGTGGAGACGCTCATCATCTGTCAGAGCCTCGGCCTCATGAAGCCGGCGGCATGTACGGTAAGGGCATCGTCACCAGGCATTACAGCGTTGGACAG GAAATTGAAGTGGAAGTCGAGCTGACTGCCAACCACCTTGGAACGTTCGTTATGAAGCTCTGCCCGAACAACAATCCTAAACAGGAGGCCACACAGGAGTGCTTTGACAG GTACCCGCTGTACATTTCCGAGACTCGAGAAGACAGGTTTCTCATCCCCCTAGATACAGCCAAGAAGGAAATCTTCAGGTACAGGGTGCGGCTTCCCCCCTACATCACGTGCACGCAGTGTGTGTTACAATGGACCTATTATACTG GTAATATGTGGGGAATATGCTCGAACGGAACGGAAGCAGTAGGTTGTGGTCGATCAGAGACGTTCAGGAACTGTGCTGACGTCAGCGTGGTCACCAGCACCGGAGGTCTACCACCAGCCTTCGCCGGCGACTTCAGGAGAGACTATCCCTTCCTTCTTTACTACAGAGACTATAACATGCCCAAGAACGTATACCCACTAGTCGTCAG AGAAAAACTGATGAGAATACGTTTGGGACAGTACATTATTAG CAACGATATTGATACAGATACAGAGGCCATAGTTCCACAGATTATTAG GGATCAAGTGTGTGTGCCAACTCGCGCGTATCGGAAGCTCCCAGGCATGCTGAGCTGGTGTCAAACCAACTGTCTTCGGTATCCACCTAACTGTCCTGAAGATCTTTGTACTTGCCC GAACACATGTGAAGCCATCGGTGAGCTGGAAGGTCGAGAAGGCGCAGACGTGTACTGCATGGACCAGTGCATCGTGTACCCACCACACTGCCCCGCCAACCGCTGCCATTGCTACTAG
- the LOC142972600 gene encoding tumor protein p63-regulated gene 1-like protein isoform X1 — MSDLLDEDLEFRGGTLQLSTETVVPESSENNRTQTTEQPGRRKPPNNANPSVLSGADSLTSSTSSFADARTEEQQTTAAAPTAENQVFPRYDVPFDKENIKDFFTFRKGVVETAIQECITALLFPEDGVYLGSWLLTEITLWDNEKERIVLLTSRLVMTIKYDFIAMKQLDFKKTYLDDLDTIVIGELVYPPSSLVPRLNGIASGVTTVVKDCVIDRLCRRPSAEDFDHQASKLFDPKYFEPRERHLRGVRLMWNKGEPLPLKTVWNPFSQDVPFLTFASHPIFWHKVSDDDVEEKSTYDMETFAVKLQRAIEAMTSSACCIHHSPIVIQSYVGVTSLLHNKTGMGFFKVRGKFSF, encoded by the exons ATGAGTGATTTATTGGATGAAGATTTGGAGTTTCGTGGCGGCACTTTGCAGCTGTCGACGGAGACTGTGGTACCTGAGAGTTCAGAAAATAATCGCACTCAAACTACGGAACAGCCAGGTAGAAGAAAACCTCCGAATAATGCTAACCCCTCGGTGTTATCTGGTGCTGATTCTTTGACTTCTTCCACGTCCTCCTTTGccg ATGCCAGAACAGAAGAGCAGCAGACAACTGCAGCGGCACCAACAGCTGAGAACCAGGTGTTCCCTCGGTACGATGTGCCGTTTGACAAGGAGAATATCAAGGACTTCTTCACCTTCCGCAAAGGAGTCGTGGAGACTGCCATCCAAGAGTGCATCACTGCACTCCTGTTCCCTGAAGATGGAGTCTACTTGGGGTCCTGGTTGCTTACTGA GATAACATTATGGGACAATGAAAAGGAAAGGATTGTGTTGCTCACGTCAAGGCTGGTGATGACTATAAAGTATGACTTCATTGCTATGAAGCAGTTGGACTTCAAGAAGACATACCTGGATGACCTGGACACCATCGTGATTGGAGAACTGGTCTACCCACCATCTTCTTTAGTACC TCGTTTAAACGGCATCGCGTCCGGCGTGACGACGGTCGTGAAGGACTGCGTGATAGACCGCCTGTGTCGCCGGCCCAGCGCCGAGGACTTCGACCACCAGGCCAGCAAACTGTTCGATCCCAAGTATTTTGAACCTAG GGAGCGACATCTTCGCGGCGTGCGCCTTATGTGGAATAAAGGAGAGCCCTTACCGTTGAAGACTGTGTGGAATCCGTTCAGCCAGGATGTGCCATTCCTCACCTTTGCCTCGCACCCTATCTTCTGGCATAAAG TTTCAGACGACGACGTAGAAGAGAAATCAACATACGACATGGAGACCTTCGCGGTCAAGCTACAGCGTGCCATCGAAGCTATGACGTCATCGGCCTGCTGCATCCACCACTCGCCCATCGTGATCCAGAGCTACGTgggtgtgacgtcactgctcCACAATAAGACCGGCATGGGCTTCTTCAAGGTCAGAGGGAAGTTCAGCTTCTAA
- the LOC142972600 gene encoding tumor protein p63-regulated gene 1-like protein isoform X2 — MSDLLDEDLEFRGGTLQLSTETVVPESSENNRTQTTEQPGRRKPPNNANPSVLSGADSLTSSTSSFADARTEEQQTTAAAPTAENQVFPRYDVPFDKENIKDFFTFRKGVVETAIQECITALLFPEDGVYLGSWLLTEITLWDNEKERIVLLTSRLVMTIKYDFIAMKQLDFKKTYLDDLDTIVIGELVYPPSSLVPRLNGIASGVTTVVKDCVIDRLCRRPSAEDFDHQASKLFDPKERHLRGVRLMWNKGEPLPLKTVWNPFSQDVPFLTFASHPIFWHKVSDDDVEEKSTYDMETFAVKLQRAIEAMTSSACCIHHSPIVIQSYVGVTSLLHNKTGMGFFKVRGKFSF, encoded by the exons ATGAGTGATTTATTGGATGAAGATTTGGAGTTTCGTGGCGGCACTTTGCAGCTGTCGACGGAGACTGTGGTACCTGAGAGTTCAGAAAATAATCGCACTCAAACTACGGAACAGCCAGGTAGAAGAAAACCTCCGAATAATGCTAACCCCTCGGTGTTATCTGGTGCTGATTCTTTGACTTCTTCCACGTCCTCCTTTGccg ATGCCAGAACAGAAGAGCAGCAGACAACTGCAGCGGCACCAACAGCTGAGAACCAGGTGTTCCCTCGGTACGATGTGCCGTTTGACAAGGAGAATATCAAGGACTTCTTCACCTTCCGCAAAGGAGTCGTGGAGACTGCCATCCAAGAGTGCATCACTGCACTCCTGTTCCCTGAAGATGGAGTCTACTTGGGGTCCTGGTTGCTTACTGA GATAACATTATGGGACAATGAAAAGGAAAGGATTGTGTTGCTCACGTCAAGGCTGGTGATGACTATAAAGTATGACTTCATTGCTATGAAGCAGTTGGACTTCAAGAAGACATACCTGGATGACCTGGACACCATCGTGATTGGAGAACTGGTCTACCCACCATCTTCTTTAGTACC TCGTTTAAACGGCATCGCGTCCGGCGTGACGACGGTCGTGAAGGACTGCGTGATAGACCGCCTGTGTCGCCGGCCCAGCGCCGAGGACTTCGACCACCAGGCCAGCAAACTGTTCGATCCCAA GGAGCGACATCTTCGCGGCGTGCGCCTTATGTGGAATAAAGGAGAGCCCTTACCGTTGAAGACTGTGTGGAATCCGTTCAGCCAGGATGTGCCATTCCTCACCTTTGCCTCGCACCCTATCTTCTGGCATAAAG TTTCAGACGACGACGTAGAAGAGAAATCAACATACGACATGGAGACCTTCGCGGTCAAGCTACAGCGTGCCATCGAAGCTATGACGTCATCGGCCTGCTGCATCCACCACTCGCCCATCGTGATCCAGAGCTACGTgggtgtgacgtcactgctcCACAATAAGACCGGCATGGGCTTCTTCAAGGTCAGAGGGAAGTTCAGCTTCTAA
- the LOC142972601 gene encoding uncharacterized protein LOC142972601 isoform X2 → MELRRHRSGGTSFLTYWIFLLQMLGSARRGAEGHGRLMDPPARNSMWRFGFPNPVNYNDNELFCGGYAVQWEQNDGRCGVCGDAHHLSEPRPHEAGGMYGKGIVTRHYSVGQEIEVEVELTANHLGTFVMKLCPNNNPKQEATQECFDRYPLYISETREDRFLIPLDTAKKEIFRYRVRLPPYITCTQCVLQWTYYTGNMWGICSNGTEAVGCGRSETFRNCADVSVVTSTGGLPPAFAGDFRRDYPFLLYYRDYNMPKNVYPLVVRDQVCVPTRAYRKLPGMLSWCQTNCLRYPPNCPEDLCTCPNTCEAIGELEGREGADVYCMDQCIVYPPHCPANRCHCY, encoded by the exons aTGGAGCTGAGGAGGCACAGGTCTGGCGGGACCTCTTTCCTCACATACTGGATATTTCTGCTACAG ATGTTAGGCAGTGCTCGCCGCGGGGCCGAGGGTCACGGGAGACTGATGGACCCTCCAGCTCGCAACTCCATGTGGCGGTTCGGTTTCCCCAACCCTGTCAATTATAACGACAATGAACTGTTCTGTGGAGGGTATGCAG TTCAATGGGAGCAAAATGACGGCAGATGTGGAGTCTGTGGAGACGCTCATCATCTGTCAGAGCCTCGGCCTCATGAAGCCGGCGGCATGTACGGTAAGGGCATCGTCACCAGGCATTACAGCGTTGGACAG GAAATTGAAGTGGAAGTCGAGCTGACTGCCAACCACCTTGGAACGTTCGTTATGAAGCTCTGCCCGAACAACAATCCTAAACAGGAGGCCACACAGGAGTGCTTTGACAG GTACCCGCTGTACATTTCCGAGACTCGAGAAGACAGGTTTCTCATCCCCCTAGATACAGCCAAGAAGGAAATCTTCAGGTACAGGGTGCGGCTTCCCCCCTACATCACGTGCACGCAGTGTGTGTTACAATGGACCTATTATACTG GTAATATGTGGGGAATATGCTCGAACGGAACGGAAGCAGTAGGTTGTGGTCGATCAGAGACGTTCAGGAACTGTGCTGACGTCAGCGTGGTCACCAGCACCGGAGGTCTACCACCAGCCTTCGCCGGCGACTTCAGGAGAGACTATCCCTTCCTTCTTTACTACAGAGACTATAACATGCCCAAGAACGTATACCCACTAGTCGTCAG GGATCAAGTGTGTGTGCCAACTCGCGCGTATCGGAAGCTCCCAGGCATGCTGAGCTGGTGTCAAACCAACTGTCTTCGGTATCCACCTAACTGTCCTGAAGATCTTTGTACTTGCCC GAACACATGTGAAGCCATCGGTGAGCTGGAAGGTCGAGAAGGCGCAGACGTGTACTGCATGGACCAGTGCATCGTGTACCCACCACACTGCCCCGCCAACCGCTGCCATTGCTACTAG
- the LOC142972600 gene encoding tumor protein p63-regulated gene 1-like protein isoform X5, giving the protein MSDLLDEDLEFRGGTLQLSTETVVPESSENNRTQTTEQPGRRKPPNNANPSVLSGADSLTSSTSSFADARTEEQQTTAAAPTAENQVFPRYDVPFDKENIKDFFTFRKGVVETAIQECITALLFPEDGVYLGSWLLTEITLWDNEKERIVLLTSRLVMTIKYDFIAMKQLDFKKTYLDDLDTIVIGELVYPPSSLVPERHLRGVRLMWNKGEPLPLKTVWNPFSQDVPFLTFASHPIFWHKVSDDDVEEKSTYDMETFAVKLQRAIEAMTSSACCIHHSPIVIQSYVGVTSLLHNKTGMGFFKVRGKFSF; this is encoded by the exons ATGAGTGATTTATTGGATGAAGATTTGGAGTTTCGTGGCGGCACTTTGCAGCTGTCGACGGAGACTGTGGTACCTGAGAGTTCAGAAAATAATCGCACTCAAACTACGGAACAGCCAGGTAGAAGAAAACCTCCGAATAATGCTAACCCCTCGGTGTTATCTGGTGCTGATTCTTTGACTTCTTCCACGTCCTCCTTTGccg ATGCCAGAACAGAAGAGCAGCAGACAACTGCAGCGGCACCAACAGCTGAGAACCAGGTGTTCCCTCGGTACGATGTGCCGTTTGACAAGGAGAATATCAAGGACTTCTTCACCTTCCGCAAAGGAGTCGTGGAGACTGCCATCCAAGAGTGCATCACTGCACTCCTGTTCCCTGAAGATGGAGTCTACTTGGGGTCCTGGTTGCTTACTGA GATAACATTATGGGACAATGAAAAGGAAAGGATTGTGTTGCTCACGTCAAGGCTGGTGATGACTATAAAGTATGACTTCATTGCTATGAAGCAGTTGGACTTCAAGAAGACATACCTGGATGACCTGGACACCATCGTGATTGGAGAACTGGTCTACCCACCATCTTCTTTAGTACC GGAGCGACATCTTCGCGGCGTGCGCCTTATGTGGAATAAAGGAGAGCCCTTACCGTTGAAGACTGTGTGGAATCCGTTCAGCCAGGATGTGCCATTCCTCACCTTTGCCTCGCACCCTATCTTCTGGCATAAAG TTTCAGACGACGACGTAGAAGAGAAATCAACATACGACATGGAGACCTTCGCGGTCAAGCTACAGCGTGCCATCGAAGCTATGACGTCATCGGCCTGCTGCATCCACCACTCGCCCATCGTGATCCAGAGCTACGTgggtgtgacgtcactgctcCACAATAAGACCGGCATGGGCTTCTTCAAGGTCAGAGGGAAGTTCAGCTTCTAA
- the LOC142972600 gene encoding tumor protein p63-regulated gene 1-like protein isoform X4, translating into MSDLLDEDLEFRGGTLQLSTETVVPESSENNRTQTTEQPDARTEEQQTTAAAPTAENQVFPRYDVPFDKENIKDFFTFRKGVVETAIQECITALLFPEDGVYLGSWLLTEITLWDNEKERIVLLTSRLVMTIKYDFIAMKQLDFKKTYLDDLDTIVIGELVYPPSSLVPRLNGIASGVTTVVKDCVIDRLCRRPSAEDFDHQASKLFDPKYFEPRERHLRGVRLMWNKGEPLPLKTVWNPFSQDVPFLTFASHPIFWHKVSDDDVEEKSTYDMETFAVKLQRAIEAMTSSACCIHHSPIVIQSYVGVTSLLHNKTGMGFFKVRGKFSF; encoded by the exons ATGAGTGATTTATTGGATGAAGATTTGGAGTTTCGTGGCGGCACTTTGCAGCTGTCGACGGAGACTGTGGTACCTGAGAGTTCAGAAAATAATCGCACTCAAACTACGGAACAGCCAG ATGCCAGAACAGAAGAGCAGCAGACAACTGCAGCGGCACCAACAGCTGAGAACCAGGTGTTCCCTCGGTACGATGTGCCGTTTGACAAGGAGAATATCAAGGACTTCTTCACCTTCCGCAAAGGAGTCGTGGAGACTGCCATCCAAGAGTGCATCACTGCACTCCTGTTCCCTGAAGATGGAGTCTACTTGGGGTCCTGGTTGCTTACTGA GATAACATTATGGGACAATGAAAAGGAAAGGATTGTGTTGCTCACGTCAAGGCTGGTGATGACTATAAAGTATGACTTCATTGCTATGAAGCAGTTGGACTTCAAGAAGACATACCTGGATGACCTGGACACCATCGTGATTGGAGAACTGGTCTACCCACCATCTTCTTTAGTACC TCGTTTAAACGGCATCGCGTCCGGCGTGACGACGGTCGTGAAGGACTGCGTGATAGACCGCCTGTGTCGCCGGCCCAGCGCCGAGGACTTCGACCACCAGGCCAGCAAACTGTTCGATCCCAAGTATTTTGAACCTAG GGAGCGACATCTTCGCGGCGTGCGCCTTATGTGGAATAAAGGAGAGCCCTTACCGTTGAAGACTGTGTGGAATCCGTTCAGCCAGGATGTGCCATTCCTCACCTTTGCCTCGCACCCTATCTTCTGGCATAAAG TTTCAGACGACGACGTAGAAGAGAAATCAACATACGACATGGAGACCTTCGCGGTCAAGCTACAGCGTGCCATCGAAGCTATGACGTCATCGGCCTGCTGCATCCACCACTCGCCCATCGTGATCCAGAGCTACGTgggtgtgacgtcactgctcCACAATAAGACCGGCATGGGCTTCTTCAAGGTCAGAGGGAAGTTCAGCTTCTAA
- the LOC142972600 gene encoding tumor protein p63-regulated gene 1-like protein isoform X3: MSDLLDEDLEFRGGTLQLSTETVVPESSENNRTQTTEQPGRRKPPNNANPSVLSGADSLTSSTSSFADARTEEQQTTAAAPTAENQVFPRYDVPFDKENIKDFFTFRKGVVETAIQECITALLFPEDGVYLGSWLLTEITLWDNEKERIVLLTSRLVMTIKYDFIAMKQLDFKKTYLDDLDTIVIGELVYPPSSLVPRLNGIASGVTTVVKDCVIDRLCRRPSAEDFDHQASKLERHLRGVRLMWNKGEPLPLKTVWNPFSQDVPFLTFASHPIFWHKVSDDDVEEKSTYDMETFAVKLQRAIEAMTSSACCIHHSPIVIQSYVGVTSLLHNKTGMGFFKVRGKFSF, encoded by the exons ATGAGTGATTTATTGGATGAAGATTTGGAGTTTCGTGGCGGCACTTTGCAGCTGTCGACGGAGACTGTGGTACCTGAGAGTTCAGAAAATAATCGCACTCAAACTACGGAACAGCCAGGTAGAAGAAAACCTCCGAATAATGCTAACCCCTCGGTGTTATCTGGTGCTGATTCTTTGACTTCTTCCACGTCCTCCTTTGccg ATGCCAGAACAGAAGAGCAGCAGACAACTGCAGCGGCACCAACAGCTGAGAACCAGGTGTTCCCTCGGTACGATGTGCCGTTTGACAAGGAGAATATCAAGGACTTCTTCACCTTCCGCAAAGGAGTCGTGGAGACTGCCATCCAAGAGTGCATCACTGCACTCCTGTTCCCTGAAGATGGAGTCTACTTGGGGTCCTGGTTGCTTACTGA GATAACATTATGGGACAATGAAAAGGAAAGGATTGTGTTGCTCACGTCAAGGCTGGTGATGACTATAAAGTATGACTTCATTGCTATGAAGCAGTTGGACTTCAAGAAGACATACCTGGATGACCTGGACACCATCGTGATTGGAGAACTGGTCTACCCACCATCTTCTTTAGTACC TCGTTTAAACGGCATCGCGTCCGGCGTGACGACGGTCGTGAAGGACTGCGTGATAGACCGCCTGTGTCGCCGGCCCAGCGCCGAGGACTTCGACCACCAGGCCAGCAAACT GGAGCGACATCTTCGCGGCGTGCGCCTTATGTGGAATAAAGGAGAGCCCTTACCGTTGAAGACTGTGTGGAATCCGTTCAGCCAGGATGTGCCATTCCTCACCTTTGCCTCGCACCCTATCTTCTGGCATAAAG TTTCAGACGACGACGTAGAAGAGAAATCAACATACGACATGGAGACCTTCGCGGTCAAGCTACAGCGTGCCATCGAAGCTATGACGTCATCGGCCTGCTGCATCCACCACTCGCCCATCGTGATCCAGAGCTACGTgggtgtgacgtcactgctcCACAATAAGACCGGCATGGGCTTCTTCAAGGTCAGAGGGAAGTTCAGCTTCTAA